From the genome of Strix aluco isolate bStrAlu1 chromosome 13, bStrAlu1.hap1, whole genome shotgun sequence:
GATCCCACACCCCCGTGTCCCCAGCAGTGGCACCTCTGGCTGTCCCCAACACTGAGCACGCCGCTGGCGCGGTCGGAGAGGAGATCCCGCTGCTCTTCAGCCATAGCTCCGCTGTCGACACCCCAATCGGCAATGAGCACCCCGAGTGCTGCCGCTGGAAATACCCCCCaggcccccaccctgccccaccaCACCGGGGGggccccccaaaaaaaagcccCATTGGCTGCCAGCACTGGCATCACCTGTTGCCAGGCAGACATCTGCTCGGCAGGTCTCTGGTCCAGAAATAACGCTGGATGCGGCCGTGAGCGCCGTGGCCACTTTGGGGGGTATCGCTTGCCACCCCCCCACCGCGGGCAGGTCACGACGTTCAGCCTGGTGACACCCGGTGCCATGGGCCTGGGGGCTCTGGTACCCCttgggggggcaggaggtgggatATGGGGGTCCAGGATGTggaggtgggatgggggaggtgggaggccacggggtgggatgctgtggggagGGGTCCCCACGCTAAAGGCTGAGCAGGACCCTCTGCGGGGGCCTGTCGTCAGGGTACACCCCTCCTCCCTCACCTCCACCGTCAGGGAAAAGCTGCACTTTGGCCCAAACCCCCACCTCGAGGGTCATTTTGGAGCCCCCCTGGGTGGGCGGTGCTTGGCCAGCACCTCTCCGACTGAGGCGGTAATGATTCGAGGACCACCAAGTGTTTTCAAGCCCCCTCCCTCTTGCAGCACCCCTCTCGCCCTGCCTGCAACAGCTTCGGGGGGCTGAACCCCCAAACCTGAGAGGAACAGCCACCCCTCAAGGTGTGTGACCCCCAAAGCACCAGTGGGAGTGGGGCAGCGTgggtccccagcccccccccagcccacccagcGCTACGTAGGCGAGAGCAGCCATCCACCCCCATAATGCTGATTTTAGGGGATTTTATACAAGAACGTGGGGGCACCCCGAGGGTAACACAACCCCGATGCCAGCGCTGCGCTGGGGGGCTAGGCCTTGCCAGGCACGTCACACCCAGCACCGAGCCAGCTCCAGCGTCAGGACCCAGCACGACCACGGCCAGGGTTGAGCCACAAGTGAAACTCCAAGCGTGAAATTAAAAGCAATCTGTCCGGGCATCACCAGTTACCAGGCAAACCTCCCGCTGCACGGCCCCAGCACCAGAAAGTGGTAAAATTAGGGCGAGCATGGGCCGGTTTCTGCAGCGACTCCATCCCTTCTCCTGGGTCAGTCCCGCAGCCGCCCCGCTGGCACGGCCAGACCCCGGCAGCGCCCTGGGAGAGCGGCCTTGAGGAGTAATCTAAACGCATTTctgaggagcagggcaggggctcaGGGAAAATGCTGTTTCTGGAGGAGAAGCAGGTGCTGGTGGGACGATGCTCCAGCTTCCTGGGTGGGAAATCACAGCGCCCGTGCTCAGAGCCCACTCCCGTCCCCCAGCTCATGGGACCCAGCCAGAAATCCCcggggcacccaggggtgcccagACCCCCAGGCCCCAGGGTGTCCATCAGCCAGACCCCAGCCACCTCCGTCTCCAGCTCCATAAATTTTTCGTCTCTCCCGTTGCTCTCAGCCCACGGCAGGcactggggggtttggggggacaCAGGTTTTTCTCGCAGCCCCAGCCCTCGCTCGGCTCCTCACCGAGGCCACAAGCCCCCCATGCGCTCTGGGCGCATCCATGAGCACCCTCAGCCCTAAGGGGAACTAAGGAAAGCCTGAACAGGAACTCGGCGAGCGAAAGCCCCAACAATTTCATGGAGCTGGGCCTGACTGCAAACCACAAACACAGGCGATgaactggggggtgggggggagcccgGCTCCCCCCACAGCACCAAATCAGCCCTCGCTCTGCACACAGACATTTCCATTAACTTCTACAGCACTTCCCCCCCGCTGTACCTTTCTGCACAGGGCTGCAGCGTCTAAAGTGTCTTCAGTCTGTAAACTGATTTTCCTGGGAAGCTGCAGATCTTTTTACAGAGCAGCTCTCAGCCTGCCTTacccccctctctcttccacagcCTGAGGCTGACACCCAGACACAGCACAGGCTCATCACCACCCTGTCACCCCCGAGGCTTCATATTTGTGTACATTTTGTGCTGTCCATGAAAAACTTGACAGGCACCATTACAGGAGGGTGGGGAAGCATCTgtcttttgggggaaaaagaaaccatctGGAGCAAGGAGCAGTTTCAGGTCTCAGCTCAGACCTGCCTGTTCCCCCAGGGACCTCAACCCAAGCTGGCAGAGCAATTATTTGAGGCAGGGAGGTGGAAATAACCCCACGGGCATTCACATGAAACCATTCATCACCAGCTGAGCCTCCACCTCGCAGCCCTCAGCCCCTGCACAGACCCACGTTTGGTGAACAAACCCACATTTCTCACTGCTCGTGAGACGACACCCAGGAGAGCTCCAAGGAAACCCAAGGGGAACGGCTGAGCTGCAGGGCTCACCAGCAAACACAGACCCATCTCCAGGGACTttgtgggctgggggtgcactgcagccccacccccccgccccaagcaGCCCCATGACCTCGCTGGGACAAGCATCCCTGCCAGGGAGACACAGGGTGGGCAGCCACGTGTCCCCCACCCACCCAGGGAGCCATCCCCCAGCTGCAGGGGGTTTGCAGGTGATGCAGCTCCTGGCCAAATCACACAAGACAAACCAGCTGCATAGGGGCAGGAACTGCAAGACACATGAAACACCTCCACGCCGCTCAGCCCAGAGAGTCTTTCCCTCCAGAGAGCCCCGGGACGcgtgctgggcagcctgctctgcGCAGGGACAAGCCTGGCTCTCCGGTTTCTCTTCCTCAATCACCATTTCCTCCCTGGGGGGTTTCACACCAGTGCAGGAAGTTGTTTCAAAGACGTCAGGCCAGCTaagaaataaaagccatttttgcCATTAATTGTGCAGTGAGCCCAGGGAAGAGCTGGCCCGGGTGGCAAGTGGCACAGGTTGGGCTTACAGGAGCTCAGCCTCAACAGCCCCGTGCACCCAGCAGAGCTCCTGCTTCCAAAGATTAAGGGCTAATAAAGCAAATCCTCCTTCCTGTGCTGGGCAAAGCTCCCAGCACCTGTGTGAGCCCCAGAAAACCTCCCCAGAGGAGGATACACCCAGCAAGGCAGTAGCTCTGGGTTCAACAGGAGGGTCCCAGCTGGTGCTTCAGCAACTTCCTCTCCAGAGCCAAGCAAGGCCAAGGCCACCGGGGTGCCAACCAGGTCCGTGCTGCCCAGAGGTCGGCCTGATCCTGCTACATGGGGGGAACCCAGCATCTGGATGAAAAACCGCTTCCCTTCTCACGCCCTTGGAGCAGTACGGAGCAGACACCTTCCCATTCCCACATCCACCCTTACAACCAGCAGGGATAAAGTAGCTGGCACCAGGGTGGCTGCGGAAGGGAGACAGAACTGAGCAGAAAACATCCCAAACAGCACTCAGAACAATGAGCGAGGGTCTGTTACCTTTGTACCGCTGCAAAGGTCCTGCGTTGGATTTTATATTCCTGCAGAGCTTTCCCCAAACATACCCTGTGAAGCAGCCACGTTAACGTCACCTGGGACAGAGTAACACACATCAGAACAGCAACAGGTTTcactgtatgtaaaaaaaaaaatactgactagAGCTGTTAGTTACACACACCCTCAGCTCCCGCAAACAGCGTCTCGCTCCCCTGCACTCCTCTGCCCCGTTCCCTCCTCAGTTCAGCTCCACATTGCCCGAGCCGCTGCTGGTTTCATGCTTTCAGCACCTTCTCCACACAGACTTCAAAGAATACTTTAAGTGCAGGAAAACAGTGATTTGAACAGCAAATAGTGCACTTTTAAGACAGTAAGGGAAGTTTATGCTAAAGTCTTCCATGGCCACatataaaattacaaattaaacaCTACGGCTGCGCCAAGGGAAACGCTGGCTTGGGAACATTGGTCCAGGCTGagattttttccacagaaagaggaACTCATGTATTAAGCAACAGTTTGCAGAAAACCCAGCAGCAGTTAGCTTGCTCACAAGCCCAGCTTTCTTTTCCACAGCAAGGACATCTCCAAGAGATCACGACTCACTCTGAAACCGCAAGCATCCAAGTAGTTTTCACTGCAAAGACTGACATGCACCACGGCTGCCGATCAGCCAGCCCGCTTTGCTACTCGCTCCCTTTTACTGTGCAAGAGCTGTGGCTCGACAACTGAAGACAGAGCTTGACAGGAGCAACGTGCCCTGGATCCGGTCCAGCCGGAGTAACTTAACCAGAACAGAGACTGCTCTGAGAACAGAGCGcctccagcaccaccaccagGCACAGGGGCCCTTCCCGTCAGGGGAGGGAGGCTCAGGAGAGGTGGGCAGGGGAAGGAATCCCCCACGAAGCCTTTTAAGATGCAAAGGTGTGGGAAAGAGCCAACGTGAAAGTGGTGAAGGCTGAGGGTCTCGGGATCTGCAGGCAGACCTTGTCCAAGAGCCCAGGACATCAGAATGCTGCCTTCCAGCTTCACTTTATAGGTCACACATGTATAAAACTATTCATATTTGCCATATAACTGTGCTAAGGATCCTAAAGTTTTTCAACCAATCTGATAAAAATCACTTAAACCTGACCACAAGTATTCCTGGACAAACATTCTCCCAGCTCCAGAGGAGCTCGCTCACTCCTCGCCAGGAGTCCCACTGAACAGTACGTGACCGCAGGGGCAGAGGCACCGCACCACGAGCTGCAGCCACCTCTACACTAAAGCACCACAGGCCCCgcagcgctggggagggggcaggacaGCGACAGACCCCCGGCGCAACAGGCGCTGCGCTCCGAGGGCTGACATCACCGCCGCACAGGAGGAATCCCAACAGTTTCATCTCTCTCGAGCTGGAGAAGAACTTTGACACCATGAGCAGCCAGAACCCTCCTATCTTAAACTATACTTCAAGTACTGTACGCCCATGAATCTCCTCTTGGCCTAAAATCCTGGTCCAGCCGAGGAAGCGGCAGGAACAGGAGCGGTATCAAAGCCTGGAGAGCTCGGAAGAGAACACTGGCAAAGGTGGAAGTGGGCATTTATTCCAGGTGATGGCAGCACATTCCACAGAGGGCAAACATCAGTGGGGGAAGCAGGGCATGACTAACAATGAGAAGGCATTTTTCTTAAATACCTCTGgaagtataaatatataaacagagcAGCTGAGAGCTGTAATTCCAGGGCTTTTAGAAGCTTCTCCCATGATATTCAAAAGCCAACAGTACTAACAACAACCCCAAAGCAGAAGCCCAACTTCAGAGCCCAGCTTCAGAGCATAAGCCATTTGTGGATGTAATTAACCTGAAGCCACTCAACTGATTGTACCTCAGTAAGAAAACACGCAGCTGAGAAGAGGTTTAAAAGAGAGCTTTAATAACGAAAGGTGCAGCGTTGTTTACAGACGACGTCCACGGCGACCACCCTTTCTGCGAGTGCTGTCAGAGGGGATGGGGGTGACATCCTCTGCAGggagaagagaacaaaaaacaCAGTTACCTTCCAGAGGTACCCCAAGAAACCGAGCAGGCACAGCCACCCGACCGCAGCAGTCACCCCAACACCCCACAGCCACACCTCGGCAGTCAGCCACTGCAGGAGCCACGCACAGGCAGAGCCAATGCTCCAGGGGAGTGGAGATGTTTGGGAACTCACCCAGGGCTGGGTAGCCGGGGCTTTAATGCTTAGGAAACAAAAATCCCTATCTCCCATCCCACTCAAATCACACAGCACTTCCGAAGAAACAGAGGGTGCTCGATGAAACTTTCAGAGCAGCCAACACCAGTGCTTCTTGTGACTCCCCTGCAGTTTGGGACTCTCCCTCAAACAGTTAGAGAAACTCCATTATTACTGAGTCACAGTCCTAAACCGAGACCAACACAGCATCGCTGGGAGACTGAACAGCTCTGGCACAAATGCTGTTACGTCAGAGGAGCATCAGCACCCTGCTGTGCAGCTGGGGTTTACTGTGCAGACAGAAACTTGGTTTCTGAAGGCTGCTCTCGCCACCTCCTGGTGAACTGTCAGGTTAAGAATCTGTTTAAATTAAATCATACCTTCAGTGCCATCTGACAGAGGCCAAGACGAACATCCCAAAGTTAAATCATCAAATCATCATACCAAGTGGCACATATGTCTACAGAGCTCCTTTTACTAAAAAATGCCTCAAAACTCTggtatttgtttggttttggtttggtttgtttgctcTACACTGATATACCATGACACACAGATCTAGCTATCGCTGTCTCCACCACTCACCAATGCGGCCGATCTTCATTCCAGATCGGGCCAGAGCTCTCAGGGCTGACTGGGCACCAGGTCCAGGAGTTTTGGTCCTGGAGGAGAGAGTTAGAACCAATAACCCCTTCAATGATTCAGAAGTTGAACACAACCGACAATCTTAAAACCAGTTTCCCCATCCCAAAACGTTCAAGTACTAGAACTCACCCTCCTCCGTTCCCAGACCTAAACCATTCACAATCAGCCACCAGACAGGCACTTCACTGTCATTCCAAGGTAACACGCCTCCAAGTTTGACAGCAGCTCCCCATCCACTACTACCGGGTAACTAAGAGCACACCCCAGCTCCAGTCAACTGGAGACACCCACTCAGGACGAGCTCCAGATGCTCAGTGAGAGACGACATCAGCCAGTAGTCATACAAAGTGACAGACACCCTTCGGGTCAAGTTTAAAGTTAAGTTTGGAGGGTGCATCTCCCTTACCAACTGAGGCAGTGCAAAGAAGGGATGTGGTGCCATCTGGCATGGTTCTAAGACCGGACACATCCTCTGGGAATGCCAGGCCAAGCCCCTCCAACGTACCTATTTCCACCGGTAGCACGCAGCTTGATGTGCAGGGCAGTGATGCCCAGTTCCTTGCACCGCTGGGCAACGTCCTGGGCTGCCAGCATAGCCGCGTAGGGAGAAGACTCATCTCTGTCTGCCTTCACCTTCATGCCACCAGTCACACGGCAGATAGTTTCCCTGTGGAAGGGAAAgacaacattcagaaaaaaagcccttcctctttcctccccacaAACCAGCTTCTGGGTACAGACAGAACCTGTTATTTTGAATGTTACTGGATCAATGCGCTGCCATCCAGTACCCTGAAGACAATATTCATCACAGAGGAGCACACCAAGCCATGTGGTTCACATACACACACCATCGTATCTTACAGCTCAGCAGAAAGTCAAGGACTTTGGTGGAACCTCTAGCCAAATGTTATTGACGTTTCCAAAGCCAAAGAAGCCAGGTACTGCAGGGAAGTGGCCAGCGTTCAATACTCACTTGCCAGAGAGATCAGTCACATGGACAAAAGTGTCATTGAAGGAAGCAAAGATATGGCAGACGCCGAAGACGTTTTCTCCTTCAGCAACCTGAGGGCCCAAGCTGATGAcctgctcttccttcttctccttgcCCTTACGAGGTGCCATTTCTGAACAACAACAAGAGAGAAGTGTGAGCGATGGTGGATTTCTCAGCATTCTCTTACAGGACTTTATGAAATTCCCTGCTACTGCAACCTTTTACTAAACCAGATAAATGAGTTACCGCTGGCAAAACACAGGTAGTAATTTTGGGGTACAAGCGGGCTTCTTACAAACCCCATGACTCCCGGCTTTGCTGTATGCTGCCAGACAGGTCACCACCCACAACTGCGTAGTGGGGTCTCTGCTGCTGCACTTCACAGCAGGAGCTACCCGAGCTGTGCTTCAGGGCAGCTGATGTCCCCAGGCACCACTGCAGGGAGGGAGCGCCTTTCCTTGACAGCCAGCAACGCTAAGGCCTTCCCCTTTCCCGTTTATATGgctttaaggaaagaaaatacctAACTAAACAATTATTAAAGACCCAGGTACTGTCACAAAGCTCTGACTCTGAAAACCGTTCAAGTTGTAGCTTGGGTTTTTCCATGTTACTGGTCTCCTAACCACATCCTTGGGACTAGCCCAGGTCAGCCTCCTGTCCCTGGAGCCTACACCCAGCCATGGAAGGTGCCCGGGGTTCCTGTGTGCTGCTGAGCACAGGGAGGAGGTGGCCTGTTGCCTTCTCCAGCCAGAGACCAGCTGCAACTGGCGCCTCGCACAAGAGAAAAGTTTAACTGTGTCTAATGACGTCTGAGTTCATCAAGGAAATCAACCCGAGCACAACCTACTTCCACCCGCAGGCCTCAGCCCCACGATCCCTTCCCCACAGAAAACAGCACCGGCTGTTAAACCAAGGCCCCCACGGCCCCTCTGACAGAGCCGGCCGACGGCTCCATGGCCGCCACCGGCCCCAGCCGGGAGCCAGAGCCCAGCGATACCGCCCCGACAGACGGACACCGAGCGCCGGGCGCTGTAACACCGATCCTGACCTCAGAGCCACGGACCCGCCGCTCCTCAGCGCCCACCCGACACCGCACCGGACACAGCCCCGGCCCTCagggcccggcgggcggggggaggctcGCACCGCCGCCGCGCCCGGAGCTGAGCCGGCTCACAACCGCCTCCCGCAGCCTCGGCCAAGCACAGAGCCGCGGCCTTACCCCGCGGCCCGGCCTCCCCGCTCCTCCACCCCGCCAGGCCCGGAGCGCCGGCATTCCCCCGGGTGCCCAACTACGCCAGCCCCCGGCTCGCCCGCGGCCTAgcgccccgctccgccgggcGCGGCTCCCCCACGCCGGCCGCActgccccggggagccccgggccCGAGGAGGGGAGCGGCGGACGGAGAGGCCGCGGCAAGGCGCAGGCAGGCGGATGGCGGCGGATACGCCACAGCCCCACACTCACCTGCACGTCTCCTCCGGCGGCCGCCGCTGGAAAGGAAGCGGTAGGGTCAGGGGGCGGAGGTCACCGCCGCTCACCCGGAAGTGATGGCGGGAGGCGGCCGAGAGCCGCGGGGGAAGCGGCGTGTCCCCGCTCGCAGGCGGAGGACTCTGCCCCGATcccgccgcgccggccgccgccgTAAAACCGTGAACGGCGCTCCCGGGGGCAAGCCGGGCCGACCTCCTCAAGATGGCGCGGCCGCCTCGCCCGCCCGGGTCCCtccccaagatggcggcggctGCTTGCCGAGGGTCCCttcccaagatggcggcgggcgCGGATGCGCAGTTGGGTATTTGTGCTCCAGACAGAGCCGTTCTGGGAGAGCGTTGGAAACGCAGGCCTGAACCGGTTTAAAAAACAACTGGAGGAAAATCGGTGTAATGCCAGCACGCAGCCCCTTCCTCCCAGCCACGCAGCCAGCCGGCGCTGCCCGGGCTCAGCTAGAGGTGCAGGCCTTGCCCCCTTGCTCCGCTGTCGGGTGGCTGAGCGTGGCGAGGGGTGGTGGGGGCCCAGGCTTGTCCCTGCCCTGAGCTCAGGCCACAGCCCTGACCGCAAGAAGGTGTTTGTACATCCCCTTATGGGTAAATTCCCATAGTGGTTTTCCTATATGGAAGTCGAGTATTTTAATGAGGATTGGTTTCAATACACCTAATTCTCTGTTGGGAACTCAGGTGGCCGATGGGAGTGGTGTAGGCTTCGCAGCTGTGAGCGATGGTGCAGGGACTACCACCCAGAGCAATTACCAAGGGAGATTTGTTCCACCTCTACAGTAAACAGAATGTAAATTTGTAAAGTTTTACATTAAGGTGGTCCaacaagcaaatatttttttagggGAGCATCCACGTGCCCAGCAAGGCTGATGTCTTTTTGGgtaccttttcctttctctggtcAAGCATCCCAGGTCCCTTCAGGATGCAAAACCTCTCAGCTGCCACCAGGGTTTGGTCCGTGAGACTCCCTGCACTCCACAGTGCTGGGCTCGTTCCTCAGGAAAGCTCTCTGTAACTCA
Proteins encoded in this window:
- the RPS14 gene encoding small ribosomal subunit protein uS11, with translation MAPRKGKEKKEEQVISLGPQVAEGENVFGVCHIFASFNDTFVHVTDLSGKETICRVTGGMKVKADRDESSPYAAMLAAQDVAQRCKELGITALHIKLRATGGNRTKTPGPGAQSALRALARSGMKIGRIEDVTPIPSDSTRRKGGRRGRRL